Below is a window of Littorina saxatilis isolate snail1 linkage group LG2, US_GU_Lsax_2.0, whole genome shotgun sequence DNA.
GAATGAAATCCCACGAAGCAAGATCGCGGAATGTTCACGTGATTGCGAGCTTTAGTTATGTCCAGACATGAATGGcgctctctcccctttcatttgTCATTCCTCTGTCCGCCTTTTGCGAATAATTATTGTTcggggaggcgggggggggggggggggggtgttagtaAGACCTATTATTCCAGTTTTTTCCCTACATTGTGATCAATACAATTATAGTTAGACTTTATTTACCCAGCCGGGTACGCTCATCGTCATTTTGCAATTATACTCCATGAAATCTCTGTCTTCACTGACCGTATCAATGCGCCCATTTGTCTTTTGATACTGCAAGCAGAGCAGATGGAGAAGACCCAGCGAGACGGAGATGTCCCAGAACGCACCGAGCTCATGACGTAACTCGACGTCCGGTTGCAGCAGTTGTACTCACCATCATGACTGGCGTTGAGGCTGAATCAACAAAACTTTCAAAGAGAACAAATGCGATTTGACACAGTGTGATATAAAGAGGGATGTTCTCGGGACAAAAGAATgtataataaaaaaattgctccccAACCGTATCGTCCACAGGGTCCTATGTCATTATTCGTGTTTAGCAGGTCTTAACAAATAGCCTACTAGTCTGTTTGCATCTCTGGTGAAAACATTTTTATCGTGTTCTCATTCTCGTCCACCTCACCGCTAGTGTCTCGTTCCATATAAAATATTATTACGAAAATGGACAAGTAAATGTATGACTGTCTTTCATCTCCCTATCAATTGTTGTGGAGCTCTCTcattcatcttaccacagtcactttgttgtttagatttcatAGATTTACGCTTTTCTTATGTGCTTTTGATTACATCTCTATTTtgttaatacatgtatatgaacACACTTGTGCATAGGCGTTTCTTGGCAATCTCATAGTATGCAAATATTACTGTTCTTGCTTCTGGTCACAAAAGAACAACCATGGGATTTCTTTCTTGTATTCTTCATGATTTTCCGtcgtcttttttcttttcttcttcttcttcttcttcttcttcttcttcttcttcttcttcttcttcttcttcttcttcttcttcttcttcttcttcttcttctcctcctccttttgtgtgtgtgtgtttttggctGTGATTTTTTTGTGATCTTTATTTCGTGTTTTGGTTTTACTTACCTGTGTCCCAGCTCGTGTACAGCCGTAAGGGCGGCGTTCTGGCTGGGTTTACACTCCACTACGGAGATGGAGGACTCGGAACACATGGAACCCATGTAGGCAATACCTGGGGAAGCATATGTGTTAACACAAAGGGTTATATCTACGTTCTATGCATTCCGAGAAAGACATTCCCGTGTATAAAATGTCCATGTGtaaatgggtaagttgagcgtataagaatgtccatgtgtgcgatgtgtaagtgagacatggatgtgttcatggctgaatgcgtaagcacaatgcaaggaatggccagagaggtatgtgggaggtgtgtttataacctgtcctgttatatagtgctatatgtcttatgtaaaacaatgtcctgtttgtattattgttatgtaccacgcctgaatttctctatgagataataaagtattcttattcttattcttattcttatactTCTTGATATGGACAGATCGTGCAGTTGGTATATTGCAATGTTGAAAAagagttgggttttttaaaaACGTGTTCGAAAGAAGTTCAGATTTGGTTATTCCTCGTGAATCTGACATTCATCATCAAAGGTGATATTCTACAACTGATCAAAAATGAGGCCTGAACTATAAAATGAGAAATGTACTAGTATAGCAACCAGTCTTGAGTCCGGAATCGCTTTATTGAAAAAGACTAAATCCGTCTTCTGTCGGTTTAGTCTATACTTTTTGAATATTCCTGAATGAGGTGTCCATTTAAGGAGTAGAGGCACACACTGCATAAAACAAGACACTTTGGtggtgttttttattttttttattgagctGTCATTGAAGTGACGAGTGTTTACCTGCTTCCAGAACATTTACAATTGGATTTTATGCTATAAGGCGTTTTAAATTCTTAGTCTTCATAttatttttatctttttatttagAAGGTATTCAGTACTGAGGCTTTACAAAAAGCACCCGCTGCTATAGTTTATTATTTTGACCAAAAAAGTTACCTTCAGCCTTTGTGTTCGTTCCAGCAGCAACAGTGAATCTGcaaaaaatgaaacagaaacTGCATTGTGCTTCAGGACTTTATTAAAACGACATGGAACCTTGAACCTATTGCGATTTGACGAAGAAGGGTTCTTCACTAAGGCATACGTGTAACGCTTATGTTGTTTACTTTTTGCCTTCTCTGAGCGATGGTTATTAAAACAGCAATAAAACTGGTAATAAAAATAGACAACATTTTACTAATTTTGTAAGCATGGTGCATGTAATTGACGATGAAATTCTAACAGCTGACAACCTGAATTGCATTGAAAACAAAATGCTGACGAGAAACGCAGATGTGTCAGCCGTGTATGATGATTACCCGGTGAGTAGCATGGCGTGGTCAAATCCTGAGTATCGGTTGTTCCTCAACCAGTAAGCAAACTCCTGTATTGCCACATTGCCTTGAACGACGGTTCTTTCTTTGCTCGGTGTAACTAGAGTCTGTGAACAATGAAAGCTATTAAAACATGTGTTTACTCTTTCACTGTCTGTAGGACGCCCCAGGTAAATTGCTTCAACGGGCAACAAACcgttcaataaacaacaaagaaggatgagaacaacaacaacaagaaactaagtccatctcacgatgaacacgagccgaaatcatatgcactcgacttatttgtttgtttgtttgtttgcttaacgcccagccgaccacgaagagccatatcagggcggtgctgctttgacatataacgtgcgccacacacaagacagaagtcgcagcacaggcttcatgtctcacccagtcacattattctgacaccggaccaaccagtcctagcactaaccccataatgccagacgccaggcggagcagccactagattgccaattttaaagtcttaggtatgacccggccgaggttcgaacccacgacctcccgatcacggggcggacgccttaccactaggccaaccgtgtcggttcacttatgaaatagaagagaagaaaaagtttgaaagtaccattgaacttccatgtcggcgtgtggctgagcttaaaataggaatgttgttgcaatctgtttttgttgaaaattgtggtagttgttatgtattattTTAAGAGCAAAGGAATGAtgggaaagaagaaaaaaaaaaccaggaatAAATGTGAAAATAATGTTATTTCGAAATGTCTcttacaacaaagtcataaaggACAAACAGTATTGTGGAAAAAAAATGTACGCATTTAATGTACAAGAAAAAACTTCTACACAAATAATGTAGCACCCGTTCACGTCGCGTCTTCTACATCCGCTTTGATTGTGTACACATGCGCAGGTATTCATCGTCTGCTGTTCGAGTCAAAAGTTGAAAGCAAAATaattcctgtaagcctgccacttatttataaaaagaaacgtttgatacttttaccaaacagttagtataatgcacgctctacctgtattcgtctttaaattctgcaagactgaagcgaaagaggtctgtctcagttttgtggtcagtttgttgtgtacatttacacacgcacaacgaacaacacatgcacaggcccgggggaagctctcctttcttatgtccgaccatagacgtatacatgtagtttacatgtttattagtcatctatgtgattgattacgtgtatgatatgacggagagtcgcatcggtttgatgccgtgaacccaaccgtggctgtggctgtcgtttgaagtagcctacttctttataaagattcatttacattctacttctgaccaaggcatgtttggtacctactgaatccttgttgcgtgtagttttacgtggcacgttgcccaaagttgtattcttgaggagcataaaataaaacgtgttacaaagttatctcaaaactctgcagtgactgctcgcgcagcaggtcagctaattatagcacgcagcctccacagacagctcccgagccgagaccatatgactcgccgctcctgcggctcgtcaataaaacaatgtgtgtgtgtgtgtggggaatTCATTTATACATCAGGGGCACACTGTGAGTTGTCGGTTCAGGTAAATACAGGGAATGCTTTTTATACAAATAGCCTATTTGTTGGCAGCGAATAGGTATAATACACGATAACGATGTCGTTATTCAATTGTTTACAAATCTTGCGATATCAGGTATCTGCACGTCTGTTTTCTTCTTGGTGGTGATAGCACAGTCTTTAAACTTCATATGCCTGtttctcggtctctgtctgtctgtctgtctgtcttttctctctctctctctctctctctctctctctctctctctctctctctctctctctctctctctctctctctctctctccctcactctctttctctccttctctctcccttctgttgttctctctctcattctctcatacaaacacatacgctcgcagaaacacacacacatagctacTGACCTCAGCCTGGACAATGTCCAATATCCTGACGTCAAGTCGGATGCCGTACTTTTTCAGACTGGACAAGACAACGTTCATCTGACCGCATGCAAAAATATAATAAAATTATAACAAATACATCAACAAAATGGGttacaaacaaaaacgaaaGCAAAAATTAACGACCAAAAATGTCGTTTCCCTCACAATGAGCAAGTCATAAAACATGCAAACACTTGAAAAGCTTTTAAAAAATGGAAAATGTCAACAGTTACAGGAGGAATTATTTTAGACGGTCCTCCTAtgaaataaaattttaaaaatcaaGAAATCTATTTATCATAATCTTGATGTTGTTTCTGCTCACTTTGAAGTAAGCAGTTGTTACAAAGTGACTGAAAGGTTTTTTGTTTGAATCagtgaaaataaaaatacattCTGTGCCCATCTAAAAACCTTACAAATGTCACCGCAGGAGGCATCTattttcaatcagtcaaaaataaAGATGAAACTACACATATTCGGATTCGCAGAACAAACTGTGGGGTCACGAGAAACTGTTTTAGTTTGATTGGAGATGACTTTACGGCTTTGGgtaaatggtgtgtgtgtacattgtctTACCCCAGCAAACAGGGCGCTGACGTATTGGTTGATGACGGCCTGCGTGTTTAACATTCTGGCTGAGTGTGTGTATCCTCCTACTGTGCTGTACCATCTGCGTCGCAGAGACAAAGGAATGTAAAACGCAAATTTCAATTTTCAAAAGGGACAAATCAGACAAAAAAAGCACATatccatattttttttaattggaaAATATACAAAAACTTCATCTTCGGTGAATGAGTGATCTGCCTATCGTGCTGTGCCATTTGCATTGTACTGGCAAAAGAAATGTAAAAGAAAATGTTGATTCTTTAAAAGAAATGGGAAAAAGTAAACTCTCGATGTTATTTTTTCTTAATTCTCTACAAGTACCCGCTCTCACTTTTGGCTGTCTGCCTCTCGGTCTGTTTACCCATGTTTATGTGAGCATGCTCTCTGTCAGTACGATTCTGTatatttgtctgcctgtctacctGCCGGCCAGACCGTCGGTCGGTTTGAcggcctgtctgcctgtctgtttgcctgcctgtttctgtctgtctgttgggctgagggtctgtctgtctgtctgtcaaaattCTTTACATATAATACATCAAGGAAATTGGGAACTCACTGTTGATGAGCCTTAGGGTCGACAACCACCAGAATCTCCACAGAATACTGCTTGGAGCTGTCCACAACGCTGGTGTCTGTCGTATCAAGACATCAGTGCTCATACAATCAGTGACCATCACAAAGATTGAGCAAAACTATAAAGGTTCATGTAAACCGTCTTGCACTACTTATACGTATCTGTCCGAGTTTTCACATGGGATGAGATAATGCTTTCACTGACTCGGGTATATTCTCAGGCCTGGCTATTTTCTGTGAAAAGTGGGAATTTCTTGCTAAATTacttttgcagatgacacagtTGTcccttatttgtttgtttgttcgttcacgggctgaaactcccacggcttttacgtgtatgaccgtttttaccccgccatttaggcagccatacgccgctctcggaggaagcatgctgggtattttcgtgtttctataacccaccgaactctgacatggattacaggatctttttcgtgcgcacttggtcttgtgcttgcgtgtacacacgggggtgttcggacaccgaggagagtctgcacacaaagttgactctgagaaataaatctctcgccgaacgtggggacgaactcacgctgacagcggccaactggatacaaatccagcgcgctaccgactgagctacatccccgcccagttGTCCCTTATAAAACTGATGTAGCAAATATTCCCACTCTTCACAGAAAGTAAGCAAACCGTGGAGTTTTGGACGCGTTTCTTCCAGGTATAGGAGGATgttcttattccatgtgaaagaTAGTACTTTTAACAGATTGTTTAACTTAAACAGAACGTAGCTTTAACATTTACAAATTACTCTAGTCAAATCCAGAGTATCGTTTGTTTCTTAGCCGACAGTCGAACTCTTGGATAGCCACATTACTTGCATCACGTCTACCTGTCTATCAATCTATCTATccataattttgtttgtttcttcttttcttgttgttgttcttttaatggtgttttttggtttgttttgcttttcttcttgtcttgtctttttttgttcttctttcaaCGACTAACTGTTTATGATTAAGAAGGGCAGAAAGTACTCTGGAGTAAAAGTGCAACTTACCACTGAAGCGaacgaagagaaagagaaattcCACAGCACAGAATACAACGGTAATACTTTTGAACACCATCGTCACACAGTGAGATGCCCCGAATCAAGTGGCCAACAATAGGCGAAGTTTTCATTTATATGTATCACCCCATCTCAGTGGGCTAggcatacatggggtgggagtggGAAACAATGCATTGAAAGTCGCATCCCTTCCTCTGTAAATGATGGGGTACATACGGGCGCACAATGGGCCAGTGGATAAGGCACCGGCGTCCCACtgaagcggaaggtcgtgggttcgaatcctggccccGCCTGGTGGATTTAGGGtagagatttgtccgatctcccaggtcaactgttGTGCAGATCTGCTAGAGCCTTATCCCTTCGTGTGCACGTGCAAGCGCAAAAAgatcatgtcagagttcggtgggttatagaagcaCTAAACTAacgcatgcatcccccgaaagcggcgtatggctgcctaaatggcggggtaaaaacggtacATGTAAgtgccgtgggagtttcagcccatgatagaagaagaagaagaagaagaagaagaagaagaagaagaagaagaagaagaagaagaagaagaagaagaagaagaagaagaagaagaagaagaagaagaagaacaagaacaagaagaagaacaagaagaacaagaagaagaacaagaagaagaagaagaagaagaagaagaagaacaagaagaagaagaagaagaagaagaaggagaccGGGTACAGAACCCCAGATCTGTTGATTGTGCACAAAGAGCCACCAGGCTGCAGAATTTTCATATGAGATCCAAGTAAAAATTGCTCATAATTATGTGTCTTAGCGCGAGGGCGTCACTACTGGGATAGTTTTTAATGTTCAAACTTGACAGCATGTCAAAATGAAATCACAAATAAACTGCATCAGCTTTACTTATGTACATgaagtgtctgtttctgtggcTGTAGCAAATTGTGAACATTCGGTTACTGGTCAAATTCTGTCTTATCTgaggttttctttttttttttaattaaaaaagaaCAATAGTCTTTCAGTGGGAACTCAACTTTTAAGCAAATTGTACTGTTGaagatctatctatctatttatctatcttaCCACTGTGATGCTTGTAATGAAACGCTTTGAATTGCTGTAACCTAAAGCTACACGTCACTCAAGCGTGTTTCAAATCCCAAGTTTGAAACGGCGCCAAGATGTCTTCTTCAATGTCAACGAATCATTCAAAAGAACGCTCATTCGAGTTTAACCGTAACTGTTTACAAAACCGTGACATGTTTCGAAGCATCTGTACAACTAAATGCTACCCATCACCTCACTACGGTGACTTTAGAATTACATTTGTCTGTGTGCGGCGAAGGTGTAAAACGCAAGAAATTTAACCTTGACTTTGAAGTGGCTGATGCTGTAGCCCACGGGCTGCATTCTGAAACAGTGATCAGTCCGTTTCTACTTTCAGGAAAATCATCTTTCTCGGACCTGCGATGATGCAGACGCTAGACTATACAAGGGAAGCTCGCACTTAAACAAATTCGAATGTTATCCAAAAAGTTCAGTAGAAGcaaaacaaattggttgaagCTCATTCTTTCCCTAAACTTATAACACGAACGCAGGAGAAAAACATAACAACTGACGGTTTACTTTTACCCAACAGCTTTGTTCAAACCAATAATTCCTCAACTGTATGTCTCTGCTAATGCGATGCCACTGGACACAGCAAAGTGTACAGAAATGCATTCCTCTTGGAATGATGGTAAGAACATTGGCCTGGCtgacttacttactgcccgttatgccggttggaTTGATtaataattattaattaattaataattaattAATCTGTGGCAGTTCTCCTAATTCTACAGCTTACTACGTTGTTACTTCTAAGCTAATTGCCGGCGAGAACTAGTAAAAGTTGTGAAGAGGAGCAGAGAGAGATAATTTGCCTATATGTTTCTCTCTGGGCCCAGCGTTGCAGACTAATGCATGCGGTTGATGTtatttttatgtgatgttacctcgcgttgtgttttcCCTATTTCCTGGTGCAATGCAAATCTAATCCTAGTCTACTGCTAACTCTTCGCTTTTCCTAAGATTCCGGCTTGACTGGTCAATAACTAATTCCACACAACTTAACAAGAACTCAATCAACTTGTATTattaatcaattaatcaataattaatttgattgattgGTTTGTAGGGCAGCAAACATTAGCCCGGGAAAAGTTAATAATCCTAATTTCCCGGGGAGAAAAATAATCTTCAAATGCTGACAACAGAAAAGATTCGTGCTAATCCCTGCTAAAATGTCCTTCAGTTACTCCGATGAACGAAAATATACTcgaatgtaatgtgacgtctaaACAGGCGATTAAGACAAAGGCGTTTACCTGACGTCAGGAGACATTTTTTCAAAAGGATTGGTAGGCTACTGTCATTTTAAATATAAGGGCAAGTTGCACCAGTAGTTCTGCTTCATTGACATTCGTGGACTGTTTCGGGCGAAGGAGAGGAGACATTATCCACACTGATTACAGTAGAGCAAGGTAGGGCAAGAAAACTGGAAAAAACTAacaaaaatctctctctctctctctctctctctctctctctctctctctctctctctctctctctctctctgtctctctctctctctctctctctctctctcacacacacacatacacacaccacacacacacgccccccctacacacacatactcacactcacacacacacacacacacacacacacacacacacacacacacacacactccctctcaCTCTATTTCTATCGATCTTTCTATTTATTTATCTCTTGTCATTGTAATTGCGCGGACGCAAAATGCTCTTCTCACTTTCTAATCATACATAATTTCTTTGGTTGTTgtttagtgtttttttcttcttctttgttttgtctAAGAAATAGGTGTCGCAGGTTTCaggcaacaaacacacatgcaaatgtaaagcaacaaaacaaaaccacttTATTCCCTCGCAAAAAAATGCTTATCTCATGTATTAAAGCAAGATACGTGTAAGAACAAACACAACAGCATATACctctttttttaaatctcacaACGATACAGGATTAATATATAAAATCAAATTACCACAGAAATAAAGGCTCACACAGAGTTCACAAAGGCCTTATGTCATCAGAACAAAATTCTGCTCAATTAAGACGTTTAATTTCTGACACACTTCACAAATCACCATTTTTAAAAAAGGATAATAACTCACAAATTGATAATATCACATATCATGTCACCGAAATGAAGTCTgataccaaaaaaaaccaacctcaCAATCATTTTTCGAAACAAAATTATATATGATTAGTTAAATTTGGTTTCTGACATACTGGACAAGTAACGAAAACGTTGAGTACCTTGCTGTATGAATAAGTTAAAAGTCATCTGGGATGGTCATTAAATCTGTTGAAGATTATATTTTTTAACATATCTAGACATGTACAACACAATCACAAAGCCTTATGTCATAATGCTAATTCATAAAAAGGCACCTAAACTAAAAACAATCGACTGTCACGTAAAAAGCCTatactttcgttttgtttctaAACAATGCACATAAATGAGACATGAATCAAAGCAAATAAATGAATAAGTATGCAAAATAAGTAGTGTACTTGGATATGACTTTCGTTCAATGTGCTATTGATGTGAATGACCGCAGTGTTTTTGATATGCAATTCATACAAATGAATTACTTCAtttaaataatgttttttttaaataggtCAGTTTAAATAGATTGGGTTACAACTGGAGTTGATTTATGAGCTATACGAAGCAAAATGAGACATCTTAGTCATCACCGATACAAAGCACAACCCGGAAGCGAACTTGTACTATGTTTGCGAAAGCCA
It encodes the following:
- the LOC138959553 gene encoding metalloprotease mig-17-like is translated as MVFKSITVVFCAVEFLFLFVRFSDTSVVDSSKQYSVEILVVVDPKAHQQWYSTVGGYTHSARMLNTQAVINQYVSALFAGMNVVLSSLKKYGIRLDVRILDIVQAETLVTPSKERTVVQGNVAIQEFAYWLRNNRYSGFDHAMLLTGFTVAAGTNTKAEGIAYMGSMCSESSISVVECKPSQNAALTAVHELGHSLNASHDGEYNCCNRTSSYVMSSVRSGTSPSRWVFSICSACSIKRQMGALIRENDCLSPNQTSTRAVRSPYLGQLYSPDQICQMSFGHGSYVCRSMYRDAEDYSKLCQTIWCSAGGTNCTTVVGTDGTVCGHGKRCLAGTCVYFTDGPTDVSDSCPLGDSPGPVSRGNTCSDVISASTRNCLTSYFHNACCRSCEALYTGNPACPYGDAASTCSLYHCLWGYADQCCATCSGQPTAEPTTDPY